The following are encoded together in the Labrus mixtus chromosome 2, fLabMix1.1, whole genome shotgun sequence genome:
- the LOC132993654 gene encoding calpain-2 catalytic subunit-like, which produces MSGIASSLQHRRDKDRGIGTNSQAVKYLNQDFESLRQSCFESGRLFQDEAFPALPSSLGFKDLGPNSYKVRGVTWQRPTELTRNPEFIISGASRTDICQGALGDCWLLAAIASLTLNEEVLARVVPHDQSFRDGEYCGIFHFEFWQFGEWMDVVIDDRLPTKDDELLFVHSAEGREFWSALLEKAYAKLTGSYEALSGGSTTEGFEDFTGGIAEAHDLNRPSPHLFHIIQKAQKRGSLMGCSIDITSSADSEAVTGQKLVKGHAYSVTGADQVEYRGNMEKLIRIRNPWGQVEWTGAWSDNSSEWRYISDEDRERLSHRSEDGEFWMSFSDFLRHYSRLEICNLTPDALSDESISKWSLNKFDGTWRRGSTAGGCRNFPNSFWTNPQFVIKLDEEDDDPDDGESGCSFVVGLIQKNRRRMRKLGEDMHTVGFAIYEVPDEFCGQRNVHLNRNFFLRKASKARSETFINLREVCSRFVLPPGEYLIVPSTFEPNKNGDFCVRVFSEKQAEFQELDDPIESRVEKIEVDEDDVDDRFRGLFSQLAGGDCEISAFELQRILNKVVTKRSDIKTSGFSLTTCRNMVNLLDKDGSGKLGLLEFKVLWTKIEKFLTIYREKDVDNSGTMSCVEMRIAVEEAGFSLNNSLHQILVARYSEPELTIDFDNFVGCLFRLETMFNTFETLDKDKSGSMELNFTEWLNLSML; this is translated from the exons ATGTCGGGCATCGCGTCTTCGCTGCAGCACCGCCGGGACAAGGACCGGGGCATCGGCACCAACAGCCAGGCGGTGAAGTACCTGAACCAGGACTTCGAGAGTCTGCGGCAGAGCTGCTTCGAGTCCGGCCGTCTGTTCCAGGACGAGGCGTTTCCGGCTCTGCCCTCCTCCCTGGGCTTCAAGGACCTCGGCCCCAATTCATACAAGGTCCGGGGGGTGACCTGGCAGAGACCCACG GAGTTGACCAGAAACCCTGAGTTCATCATCTCCGGAGCCTCGAGGACCGACATCTGTCAGGGAGCTCTgg GTGACTGCTGGCTGCTCGCTGCCATCGCCTCACTCACCCTGAATGAGGAGGTTCTGGCTCGAGTCGTCCCACATGACCAGAGCTTCAGAGACGGAGAGTACTGCGGAATCTTCCACTTTGAG ttcTGGCAGTTTGGTGAGTGGATGGACGTGGTGATCGATGACCGTCTGCCCACTAAAGATGACGAGCTATTGTTCGTCCACTCTGCTGAGGGGAGGGAGTTCTGGAGCGCCCTGCTGGAGAAAGCCTACGCCAA GTTGACCGGGTCTTACGAGGCGCTGTCTGGTGGATCGACCACCGAGGGTTTCGAGGATTTCACGGGGGGGATCGCTGAAGCCCACGACCTGAACCGGCCCAGTCCACACCTGTTCCACATCATCCAGAAGGCCCAGAAGCGCGGCTCCCTGATGGGCTGCTCCATAGAC ATTACGAGCTCGGCTGACTCGGAGGCGGTCACTGGTCAGAAGCTGGTGAAAGGCCACGCCTACTCTGTGACAGGAGCAGATCAG GTAGAGTACCGTGGAAACATGGAGAAGCTGATCCGGATCAGGAACCCCTGGGGTCAGGTGGAGTGGACCGGAGCGTGGAGTGACAA CTCGTCAGAGTGGCGTTACATCAGCGATGAGGACCGCGAGCGTCTGAGTCACCGCTCAGAGGACGGAGAGTTCTG GATGTCCTTCTCTGACTTCCTGCGTCATTACTCTCGGCTGGAGATCTGTAACCTGACACCTGACGCCCTGAGCGATGAGTCCATCTCCAAGTGGTCTCTGAACAAGTTCGACGGCACCTGGAGGAGAGGGTCCACTGCGGGGGGCTGCAGGAACTTCCCCA ACTCGTTCTGGACCAACCCTCAGTTTGTCATCAAGCTggacgaggaggacgacgaCCCCGATGACGGCGAGTCCGGTTGCAGCTTCGTGGTCGGTCTGATCCAGAAGAACCGCAGACGCATGAGGAAGTTGGGCGAGGACATGCACACGGTGGGATTCGCCATCTACGAG gTTCCTGACGAG ttcTGTGGTCAGAGGAACGTCCACCTGAACAGGAACTTCTTCCTGAGGAAAGCGTCTAAAGCTCGCTCTGAGACCTTCATCAACCTGCGAGAAGTCTGCAGCCGCTTCGTCCTGCCGCCGGGAGAGTACCTGATCGTCCCGTCCACCTTCGAGCCCAACAAGAATGGAGACTTCTGTGTCCGAGTGTTCTCCGAGAAGCAGGCCGAGTTTCA agagctggACGACCCCATCGAGTCCCGAGTGGAGAAG ATCGAGGTCGATGAGGACGACGTGGACGATCGATTCAGAGGACTGTTCAGTCAGCTGGCAGGAGGG GACTGTGAGATCTCGGCCTTCGAGCTGCAGAGGATCCTCAACAAAGTGGTGACCAAAC GTTCGGACATCAAGACGAGCGGCTTCAGCCTCACAACGTGTCGCAACATGGTCAACCTTCTGGAC AAAGACGGCTCTGGTAAACTGGGTCTGCTGGAGTTCAAAGTGCTGTGGACCAAGATCGAGAAGTTTCTG acgaTCTACAGGGAGAAGGACGTGGATAATTCCGGGACAATGAGCTGCGTAGAGATGAGGATTGCTGTGGAGGAAGCAG ggttcAGCCTGAATAACTCTCTCCATCAGATCCTGGTCGCTCGTTACAGTGAACCTGAACTCACCATCGACTTCGACAACTTCGTCGGGTGTTTGTTTCGTCTGGAGACCATGTTCA ACACGTTTGAAACTCTGGATAAAGATAAGTCAGGATCCATGGAGTTAAACTTCACAGAG TGGCTGAACCTGTCTATGCTCTGA